The sequence ACTGGAGAAGCAGGTTCCGACGAGGGATATGGGAACGGCAACATACATTGGAAGGGCGGCAATTGTGGTCATCATTGGAACGAGGAGGAAGCCCCCACCAATACCAAATGCTCTGGAAACAATACCTACAATAATACCAAGGATTGCAAAGAGCAGTGGATTGATACGGAATTCCTCGCCCCAGAATTTAAAGCGGTAATCGGTAATGCCGGTTTTGATCGGTTCGATGGAACCCATTTCCATTGCTTCACCGGTTTCTTTTGCTTTTTTGACTGCAGCGTTGAACTTCTGGGTCATAGCCTTGATGTTCTTCCGCTTGTTCATTGCACCGGGAGTCAGTTCCATAAGAGTCTTGATACCCATGATAACAACCAGAACACCAAGCCACTCTTTATAGGCAGTCATGGAGACATATTGGGTCACATATGTACCTAACCAGATGGAACCGATAAAAATACCTGCACCAAAAGAAAGACCAACCGGCCAGGCAACACGTTTCTCAACCACGGCAAAACGGTAAAAGGAACCAAGTGGAGAGAACAGGGTAAGGGCGATATTTGATGGACGAAGAACGTTGGCAGCATTGATACCTACGGGACCAGCTGTCTGAACAAACAAAGCCTGGAAAGCACCCATCAACATACCACCGGCAGCACCGATCATTGAAAAATAGGTACCAACAAGAATAGCACCGATAACCACGACCAGAGGATTCATGTAACGATAGCCTTTCGCAAGCCAGAAACCGTTCTTTTCTATGGTGTAAGATCCGCTTTTGGTGCCGTTTACATATACATCAAAACCGGTGTCAGGCGCGGTATGACGAAATGATTTGAAAGAGGCTTTGAAATTTCCGGTGGCTTTGTCGAGATTTATGGATGTGCCCTTATCCCAGTAATTACCGCTTGAGGCATCGCCGATGACGGAGCGGGCAAAAATGACAACTTTACCCTTTTTATTCCCTTCTTTAACAACGGTATCTATACCATATGAATTCTCGTGGCCCCACTTGAACATATTCCACTGTTCAGCGGTTTTGATTGGACCAAGCATGTCTTTGGCGGCAACCTCATCAAAATTCTTTTTCAGCTTGAACATTGTGGTGTTGTAGAGTCCCTGGCCTTTTTTAAAGAGAAAGGAGGGGCCACCAAATTTCTTATCAACATCACTACCAAAAGCTTCTCTGTTGGTTGTCAACATGTAGTAAAGAGGGGGAATCTCAGTATCCATTGTAAAACCGGCCTTTTCACCATTCTGAGGCAGCTTCTTTTTTTCGTAGGTGCCGACGGATGATTGTCCGGCAAATTCTGTGACATTACCTTTGAACATTGCCTGCTGTGCAACAGCGATATAAAGGTCCTGGCCTGGCTCAATTTGTCCCTCTATGGTAATCGTGTCACCAGCCTTGTATTTATCTGCTGAGACTGTAGCACCGGCAAATGAACTGCTTTGCAAGGCTAAAAGCCAGATTGAAATCACCATCAAGGATATTGATAGTTGCTTGCATTTCATCATCTTCATATCTCCTTTTTTTGATTAATATAACCAGAGTGAAGCCCTATCGTACGTAGCTTCTCTTGTGCTCCTTCTGTTAAAGATCCCTTTTAATTCCTGGTTTCTACCTCCTTTTTAATAGTCGCTGTTATCAAGATGTGTGGAAAGCTCATCTGGCGAGGTTGAGTACCTTTTCCACCTTCTCTTCAAGTTCATCACGATCAATAGGTTTCACACAATATTCATCGGCGCCCAGGCTGATAGCCTCACGGGCGGTTTCTACGGTCGGATATCCGGTAAGCATGATCACCCGAATGGAAGGATCAATTTTTTTTAGAATTGCCAGGACCTCAACTCCATTCATCTTTTTTAACTTTATATCGAGAATGGCCAGGTCGATTTTGTGCATTTCAGCATGGGTAATGGCATCCTCTTCTTCTGTGAAGGTGTGAACTGTATGTCCTTTTTTACGAAGAATTTTTCCTATGAGCACTGTTGCATCGCGGATATCATCAAGGGTTATGATCTCTGCCATAT comes from Desulfocapsa sulfexigens DSM 10523 and encodes:
- a CDS encoding sulfite exporter TauE/SafE family protein — translated: MMKCKQLSISLMVISIWLLALQSSSFAGATVSADKYKAGDTITIEGQIEPGQDLYIAVAQQAMFKGNVTEFAGQSSVGTYEKKKLPQNGEKAGFTMDTEIPPLYYMLTTNREAFGSDVDKKFGGPSFLFKKGQGLYNTTMFKLKKNFDEVAAKDMLGPIKTAEQWNMFKWGHENSYGIDTVVKEGNKKGKVVIFARSVIGDASSGNYWDKGTSINLDKATGNFKASFKSFRHTAPDTGFDVYVNGTKSGSYTIEKNGFWLAKGYRYMNPLVVVIGAILVGTYFSMIGAAGGMLMGAFQALFVQTAGPVGINAANVLRPSNIALTLFSPLGSFYRFAVVEKRVAWPVGLSFGAGIFIGSIWLGTYVTQYVSMTAYKEWLGVLVVIMGIKTLMELTPGAMNKRKNIKAMTQKFNAAVKKAKETGEAMEMGSIEPIKTGITDYRFKFWGEEFRINPLLFAILGIIVGIVSRAFGIGGGFLLVPMMTTIAALPMYVAVPISLVGTCFSSIGSFIGYVLNGYLPDMVLAGAIIIGGFAGGMLGSRCQKMFSEKTLKIVLACTLFFLFFRFLKIEYWI
- a CDS encoding response regulator — translated: MAEIITLDDIRDATVLIGKILRKKGHTVHTFTEEEDAITHAEMHKIDLAILDIKLKKMNGVEVLAILKKIDPSIRVIMLTGYPTVETAREAISLGADEYCVKPIDRDELEEKVEKVLNLAR